A genomic window from Sanguibacter antarcticus includes:
- a CDS encoding alpha/beta fold hydrolase produces MTITSPAGATIPEVTHHVVDLNGAPIHYVSAGGTGSPIVLVHGWPETWWAFHKLIPLLAQTHRVYALDLRGFGDSGNDDVGWEEQVAADDLHYLVEHLDVGPVHVLVQDISGGVGFRFAATYTEDLLSFTAIESTLAGFGLEMLADVNSFGSWHVGFLGAPGIPSLLLAGRERTLIAEWAYPMMNGTEGAVSEADLEEFIRSYSRAGAWRGTESLYRAIFSDNGATKALAEAHSIEVPVLTVDGVNNPFTANSFQQVSSGEFTSVHIQGVGHLVAQEAPEQLAAAVLEFVSGIDRD; encoded by the coding sequence ATGACCATCACCAGTCCCGCCGGCGCAACCATCCCCGAGGTCACCCACCACGTCGTCGATCTGAACGGCGCCCCCATTCACTACGTCTCAGCAGGTGGCACAGGTTCCCCGATCGTGCTGGTGCACGGATGGCCAGAGACCTGGTGGGCTTTCCACAAGCTCATTCCGCTCCTCGCCCAGACGCACCGCGTTTACGCTCTCGATCTGCGGGGATTTGGAGACTCTGGAAACGACGACGTTGGGTGGGAAGAGCAAGTCGCTGCCGACGACCTGCACTATCTCGTCGAGCATCTGGACGTTGGCCCCGTTCACGTCCTTGTCCAGGACATAAGCGGAGGGGTCGGATTTCGCTTCGCCGCGACCTACACTGAAGATCTATTGAGCTTCACTGCGATCGAATCAACCCTGGCGGGATTCGGCCTGGAAATGCTCGCGGACGTCAACAGTTTCGGATCCTGGCACGTCGGCTTCCTCGGGGCTCCGGGCATCCCCTCGCTTCTGCTCGCCGGGCGCGAACGCACGCTGATCGCCGAATGGGCCTATCCGATGATGAACGGCACGGAGGGTGCCGTCAGTGAGGCCGACCTCGAAGAGTTCATCCGCTCATACTCCCGCGCGGGTGCATGGCGAGGCACCGAGAGTCTGTACCGGGCGATCTTCTCCGACAACGGTGCCACCAAGGCATTGGCAGAAGCGCATTCGATCGAGGTGCCGGTGCTCACGGTCGACGGCGTGAACAATCCCTTCACCGCGAACTCATTTCAGCAGGTGAGCTCAGGTGAGTTCACGTCGGTACACATCCAGGGAGTCGGGCATCTAGTTGCTCAGGAAGCTCCCGAGCAACTCGCCGCCGCTGTCCTCGAGTTCGTGTCGGGCATCGACCGGGACTAA
- a CDS encoding inositol monophosphatase family protein gives MSNSDDLQFAFDVSDQAAELALEYFEAGVAVMLKDDGSQVTEADRAVERLLRERLSKHRPSDALLGEELGRLGESDRIWIIDPIDGTAFFSRHDPNWRVHLALEVGGRTELAVVTAPALQRCWWATRGGGAFESPWPRHQARATRLDVSGTSTLEGARLEALDDASRARLPPGAVRSPASPLPLVELVRGEIDAFLVERYHLWDHAPWILLVEEAGGQFTDRTGGRAGDQGGGLYSNANLHSQLLAALRYPKRNGPSPGLT, from the coding sequence ATGAGCAATAGTGACGATCTGCAGTTTGCGTTCGACGTGTCGGACCAAGCTGCTGAGCTCGCGTTGGAGTACTTCGAGGCCGGTGTCGCGGTGATGTTGAAGGATGACGGCTCTCAGGTCACCGAGGCTGACCGGGCGGTTGAGCGACTGCTTCGCGAGAGGCTGTCGAAGCACCGGCCGAGCGATGCACTCCTCGGCGAGGAACTGGGGCGGCTGGGGGAGTCCGATCGGATCTGGATCATCGACCCCATCGACGGCACGGCCTTCTTCAGTCGGCATGACCCGAACTGGCGGGTCCACCTCGCACTTGAGGTTGGCGGGCGAACCGAGCTCGCGGTCGTGACCGCTCCCGCGCTGCAGCGCTGCTGGTGGGCCACCCGCGGCGGGGGTGCGTTCGAGTCTCCCTGGCCACGGCACCAGGCTCGGGCAACGCGCCTGGACGTCAGTGGGACGTCGACGTTGGAGGGGGCTCGCCTTGAGGCTCTAGACGATGCGTCTCGAGCGCGGCTCCCTCCGGGTGCGGTCCGCTCGCCGGCGAGCCCGCTGCCGCTCGTCGAGCTCGTTCGTGGCGAGATCGACGCCTTCCTGGTGGAGCGTTATCACCTCTGGGATCACGCTCCGTGGATCCTGCTCGTCGAGGAAGCGGGTGGTCAGTTCACCGACCGGACCGGAGGGCGTGCAGGCGATCAAGGGGGTGGGCTGTATTCCAACGCAAACCTGCACAGTCAGCTGCTCGCAGCGCTGCGGTATCCGAAACGCAACGGACCCTCCCCAGGGCTCACCTGA